One region of Channa argus isolate prfri chromosome 20, Channa argus male v1.0, whole genome shotgun sequence genomic DNA includes:
- the arg1 gene encoding arginase-1 isoform X1, giving the protein MGPLLDVTVVFKEAPCVCLRVCYQHEREEAAAARGDSLQTEPSSSSSTAVGGDHRSTFLPGTAQRRSGAGSGPDPSCRTAAQTGATRNKEKLVIKEAARWWSGVACSPSVEFACSPCPVCGCECCAVKDYGNLTFEEMVDDELVGRVKSVRAVGSANQRLSKAVQSVKRDGHTAVVLGGDHSLAIGSIHGHAMAVGELSVVWVDAHADINTPVTTPTGNIHGQPVSFLLRELQSKIPVLPNFSWIKPCVSAKDLVYIGLRDLDPAEHYILKLLGVKAFSMSEVDQFGVARVMEETCAYLSEKVKKPIHLSYDIDAIDPSVTPATGTPAVGGLTYREGVYITEHLCQTGLLSAVDMVEVNPLRGQMEKDVQSTVSTAVDLLLGCFGRRREGNHLSDYSLPEP; this is encoded by the exons ATGGGACCGTTACTCGACGTCACAGTGGTTTTTAAGGAGGcgccgtgtgtgtgtttgcgtgtgtgttatCAACATGAGCGCgaggaagctgcagcagctcgCGGTGACAGTCTCCAAACGGagccttcatcatcatcatcaacggCGGTCGGTGGGGATCATCGGAGCACCTTTCTCCCGGGGACAG CCCAGAGGCGGAGTGGAGCAGGGTCCGGACCTGATCCGAGCTGCAGGACTGCTGCACAGACTGGAGCAACAAG gaacaaagaaaagttGGTTATTAAAGAGGcggcacggtggtggagtggagTGGCCTGCAGCCCTTCTGTGGAGTTTGCGTGTTCTCCCTGTCCAGTGTGtggatgtgaat gCTGTGCAGTGAAGGACTATGGGAACCTGACGTTTGAAGAGATGGTTGATGATGAGCTGGTGGGTCGAGTGAAAAGTGTGCGAGCAGTGGGCAGCGCCAACCAGAGGCTTTCAAAGGCAGTGCAGAGCGTGAAGAGGGACGGCCACACGGCAGTGGTGCTGGGAGGGGACCACAG TCTTGCGATCGGCTCCATCCACGGTCATGCGATGGCGGTCGGGGAGCTGAGTGTGGTTTGGGTCGACGCTCACGCCGACATCAACACGCCTGTGACCACACCCACAGGAAACATCCATGGACAGCCCGTGTCTTTCCTCCTACGTGAGCTACAGTCCAAG ATTCCCGTCTTACCAAACTTCTCCTGGATAAAACCGTGTGTTTCGGCCAAAGACCTGGTCTACATCGGTCTTAGGGACTTGGATCCAGCAGAGCA TTACATCCTGAAGCTCCTGGGTGTGAAGGCGTTTTCCATGTCAGAGGTGGATCAGTTCGGTGTGGCCAGAGTCATGGAGGAGACGTGTGCCTACCTTTCTGAGAA AGTAAAGAAACCGATTCACCTGAGCTACGACATTGATGCCATTGACCCCTCTGTTACACCAGCGACAGGGACACCTGCAGTCGGGGGGCTCACCTACAGAGAGGGAGTCTACATCACTGAACACCTCTGTCAGACAG GTCTCTTGTCCGCAGTGGACATGGTGGAAGTGAATCCCCTGAGGGGTCAGATGGAGAAAGACGTCCAGTCCACAGTCAGCACGGCTGTTGACCTTCTGCTCGGCTGTTTCGGACGTCGCAGAGAGGGAAACCATCTGTCAGATTACAGCCTGCCTGAGCCTTAA
- the arg1 gene encoding arginase-1 isoform X2 — translation MSARKLQQLAVTVSKRSLHHHHQRRSVGIIGAPFSRGQPRGGVEQGPDLIRAAGLLHRLEQQGCAVKDYGNLTFEEMVDDELVGRVKSVRAVGSANQRLSKAVQSVKRDGHTAVVLGGDHSLAIGSIHGHAMAVGELSVVWVDAHADINTPVTTPTGNIHGQPVSFLLRELQSKIPVLPNFSWIKPCVSAKDLVYIGLRDLDPAEHYILKLLGVKAFSMSEVDQFGVARVMEETCAYLSEKVKKPIHLSYDIDAIDPSVTPATGTPAVGGLTYREGVYITEHLCQTGLLSAVDMVEVNPLRGQMEKDVQSTVSTAVDLLLGCFGRRREGNHLSDYSLPEP, via the exons ATGAGCGCgaggaagctgcagcagctcgCGGTGACAGTCTCCAAACGGagccttcatcatcatcatcaacggCGGTCGGTGGGGATCATCGGAGCACCTTTCTCCCGGGGACAG CCCAGAGGCGGAGTGGAGCAGGGTCCGGACCTGATCCGAGCTGCAGGACTGCTGCACAGACTGGAGCAACAAG gCTGTGCAGTGAAGGACTATGGGAACCTGACGTTTGAAGAGATGGTTGATGATGAGCTGGTGGGTCGAGTGAAAAGTGTGCGAGCAGTGGGCAGCGCCAACCAGAGGCTTTCAAAGGCAGTGCAGAGCGTGAAGAGGGACGGCCACACGGCAGTGGTGCTGGGAGGGGACCACAG TCTTGCGATCGGCTCCATCCACGGTCATGCGATGGCGGTCGGGGAGCTGAGTGTGGTTTGGGTCGACGCTCACGCCGACATCAACACGCCTGTGACCACACCCACAGGAAACATCCATGGACAGCCCGTGTCTTTCCTCCTACGTGAGCTACAGTCCAAG ATTCCCGTCTTACCAAACTTCTCCTGGATAAAACCGTGTGTTTCGGCCAAAGACCTGGTCTACATCGGTCTTAGGGACTTGGATCCAGCAGAGCA TTACATCCTGAAGCTCCTGGGTGTGAAGGCGTTTTCCATGTCAGAGGTGGATCAGTTCGGTGTGGCCAGAGTCATGGAGGAGACGTGTGCCTACCTTTCTGAGAA AGTAAAGAAACCGATTCACCTGAGCTACGACATTGATGCCATTGACCCCTCTGTTACACCAGCGACAGGGACACCTGCAGTCGGGGGGCTCACCTACAGAGAGGGAGTCTACATCACTGAACACCTCTGTCAGACAG GTCTCTTGTCCGCAGTGGACATGGTGGAAGTGAATCCCCTGAGGGGTCAGATGGAGAAAGACGTCCAGTCCACAGTCAGCACGGCTGTTGACCTTCTGCTCGGCTGTTTCGGACGTCGCAGAGAGGGAAACCATCTGTCAGATTACAGCCTGCCTGAGCCTTAA